The following nucleotide sequence is from Pedobacter sp. PACM 27299.
TTAGAATTTATAACTTAACGCTCTTATGGAAAATTACCAGATCCCAGGTGTTTACATTGTAGATAATACCTTACCTTTTCTGTTTCCGCAATAGCAGTTGTAAAAGTGGCTATTGTAAGACCTGCTGAGTTTATCGTCGTCACTTTCCAGCAGCAACAGCAGCAGTAATCTTTTTTCAGCTTTAGATATACAGGCCAATTCAAATCGTTTTGTTCTGAAACATGAAAGCGATATCGAAGCTGTCTTCAGGGTGAGGAAACAATTACTGGATATGCAAGAAATGAATTATCCTTTAACCAGGGGAGAAGCTATTTCTGCCCGGAAAATAAATCTTCCGCTTGTGCTTGAAACCAGTATAGCTAATATTTTGCAGGTCATGAAATCCTACGGAGTGAAACGGATCTTAACGTTGTCATCTGTTGGAGTGGGAGATTCCTAGAAATATAATCCATGGTATGTGAAGCTGCTGGTGAAGCTGACTAATTTCAAAGTTATCTTTGTCGACCATAATGCCCAGGAAGATTTGATTAGGGCATCCGAAACCGACTGGAAAATCGCCAGACCTGCCGGTCTGAATGACAACGATACCCTCGGTACATCAGTGGTCAGTTACGACCGTAGCCCAAAACCTTTTCAGATCAGTAGGAAGTTACTGGCAAAATTCTTTATTGATAATTTGTATAGCGAAGGGTTTGTTCTGCCAATACCAATGCTGTCAGAGCGGTAATTGACGAAAATATTTATTTCTTCGCTGATCATCTGAGTTGCCTGGATGATTTTTTTGTTGGAGAAAGCCCTAATTGTGGCCAGCGCAATTACCTGAAAATTGTAGTTTGCTGGAATGTAAAAATATATACCTTTGAAATGTACATAGACTTCTAAAACTTTTTCCATTCATGGATATAGATACAGATTTATTGACTGGTTTAAAATCTGATAAGCAGGGTTCATTTGAAAACCTGTTTAACAGGCATTGGGAAGATTTGTATAAGAAAGCTTACCGAAGGCTGCAGGATCAGTCTGAAGCAGAAGACATGGTTCAGGATATTTTTGAAACGATATGGAGCCGCCGTCACAGCATTGAAATTCATACTTCATTTCAGGCCTACCTTCAAACGGCTCTGAAATATAAGATCATGAAATGGCTGGAACGTAAAAATCTTCATGAGCGCGCTTCAGCCCATCTTTTGTACAGAATGGAAGAAATGGAGAGCAGTATTCTGGAAATGATTGCTGCTGCCGATGTAAAGCATACTTTGGATGAAGCCATTCAGACTTTTCCAGAAAATATGCGGAAGGTATTTATTCTTCGTACCGAGAGTTATTCGATCCGGGAAATAGCCGAAGCCTTGGGATTGGCAGAACAAACGGTTAAAAATAATAATGCAGAGGCTTTGCGACGCCTTAAAGTCATTCTTTCCGCTAAACATCCTGACCTCAAACAGTCGTTTTTCATTGCCTTGTCGGCGATAATATTAAGTTAACAATTAAATAACCTTTTCTTGAAGTACTTTTCCTCTGCTGAGGACACTATGTAGTTGTAAAAGACGAATAGTGGAAGACTCATATTTTAAAAAACTCATAAAAAAATACAATAACAATACTGCGAATGCTGCAGAGCGATTTGTTGTTGACCTCTGGTATGATTCCTTTGATGCTGACCTGGATGCGAAAATTCCAGGCTTATCGAATCAGGAAGAAAAGCATGCCACAAGACTGCGCATACTGAATCGGATAGACAGGCGGCAGCCCAGGCTACACTGGTACCGAAGCTCCTGGCTGCGGATCGCTGCCCTGTGCTTACTGATTTCCGGAATAGCGCTGTTTTTTATCCCAAATCATACCCAGGAACCCCTGGTCGTAAAACTGCCATCGGTCTATAGTACCGGCCAGAAAGAAATTAAAAGAATCCTTTTAACAGACAGTACCGTAATCTGGTTAAATGCCAATTCCAATGTCAGCATCACCAGTGATTTCGGAAAGAAAGAACGTAAGCTCTTTTTGAAAGGAGAAGCCAGTTTCGACGTACGCAGGGATACGTTGAGGCCTTTCATCGTGGATGCTGGTAAAATCAAGGTAAGGGTGCTGGGGACCGCATTTAATGTTCGCGCTTATGAACAGCTGAATGAAATCAAGGTGAGTGTGAGCCGGGGAAAAGTAAAGGTTAGTGACGACTTAAATGCTTTGGCACTGCTGACTAAAGGAACAAGTTTGTCCTACGATAAGCTGAGCAGAGCGGCAAAAGTGGAGAATGCAGCAGTCACAGATACCTGGATGGATGGAAAAATAGTCCTGGTCAAAGCCAGCTTTCCTGAGCTTGTACAGGATATGCACAATATGTACGGTTTAAAACTGAGTACTACAGATAAGCAGGTGAAGTCTTTCAGGT
It contains:
- a CDS encoding NAD(P)H-binding protein, with translation MKLLVKLTNFKVIFVDHNAQEDLIRASETDWKIARPAGLNDNDTLGTSVVSYDRSPKPFQISRKLLAKFFIDNLYSEGFVLPIPMLSER
- a CDS encoding RNA polymerase sigma factor, encoding MDIDTDLLTGLKSDKQGSFENLFNRHWEDLYKKAYRRLQDQSEAEDMVQDIFETIWSRRHSIEIHTSFQAYLQTALKYKIMKWLERKNLHERASAHLLYRMEEMESSILEMIAAADVKHTLDEAIQTFPENMRKVFILRTESYSIREIAEALGLAEQTVKNNNAEALRRLKVILSAKHPDLKQSFFIALSAIILS
- a CDS encoding FecR family protein; its protein translation is MEDSYFKKLIKKYNNNTANAAERFVVDLWYDSFDADLDAKIPGLSNQEEKHATRLRILNRIDRRQPRLHWYRSSWLRIAALCLLISGIALFFIPNHTQEPLVVKLPSVYSTGQKEIKRILLTDSTVIWLNANSNVSITSDFGKKERKLFLKGEASFDVRRDTLRPFIVDAGKIKVRVLGTAFNVRAYEQLNEIKVSVSRGKVKVSDDLNALALLTKGTSLSYDKLSRAAKVENAAVTDTWMDGKIVLVKASFPELVQDMHNMYGLKLSTTDKQVKSFRYNVTLRASQSQKEVLELLMNMLNKKYKQEGENEIIIY